From the Lolium rigidum isolate FL_2022 chromosome 2, APGP_CSIRO_Lrig_0.1, whole genome shotgun sequence genome, one window contains:
- the LOC124688265 gene encoding trimethyltridecatetraene synthase-like yields the protein MELPPWTPFLAVVLASVLVLGTILRRGRRAYRLPPGPKPWPIIGNLNLMGALPHRSIHTLSKRYGPLMYLRFGSFPVVVGSSLEMAKFFLKTHDSVFIDRPKTAAGKYTTYNYSDITWSPYGAYWRQARKLCLTELFSAKRLESYEYIRREEMRAFLHELHKASGRVLVLKDYLSRICIGVITRMVMGKKYVHKEAMEDGTTLEEFKWMVGEWFVLNGVLNIGDSIPWLDWMDLQGYIKRMKKLSKMFDRFLEHVVEEHDRRRCLEGESFVAKDMVDVLLEIAGDPNLEVQIDRDGIKAFIQDLIAGGTESSAMTVEWAMSEILKKPKVFAKATEELDHVVGRNRWVTEEDILSLPYVDAIVKETMRLHPVAPMLAPRLSRKDVSVDGYDIPVGTRVLVCVWSIARDPVLWDSPEEFMPDRFLGSKIDVKGQDFELLPFGSGRRMCPGYNLGLKVIQVSLANLLHGFAWRLPDGIAMEELSMEEIFGMSTPRKFPVEAVVDPKLAAHLYTEA from the exons ATGGAGCTACCACCATGGACGCCCTTCCTCGCGGTCGTGCTGGCATCTGTGCTCGTACTCGGAACCATTCTCCGTCGTGGCCGCCGCGCATACAGGCTCCCGCCAGGACCTAAGCCATGGCCGATCATCGGCAACCTCAACCTCATGGGCGCGCTTCCGCACCGCTCCATCCACACACTCTCCAAGAGGTACGGCCCTCTCATGTACCTCCGATTCGGTTCGTTCCCTGTCGTCGTTGGATCGTCGTTAGAGATGGCCAAGTTCTTCCTAAAGACCCATGACTCCGTCTTCATCGACCGGCCCAAGACAGCCGCCGGCAAGTACACTACATACAACTACAGCGACATCACCTGGTCCCCCTATGGCGCCTACTGGCGCCAGGCGCGCAAGTTGTGCCTCACCGAGCTCTTCAGCGCCAAGCGGCTCGAGTCATATGAGTACATCCGCAGAGAGGAGATGCGCGCGTTCCTGCACGAACTGCACAAGGCCTCCGGGCGCGTCCTGGTCCTCAAGGACTACTT GTCGCGAATCTGCATAGGTGTG ATCACGCGCATGGTTATGGGCAAGAAGTACGTACACAAGGAGGCTATGGAGGACGGGACGACCCTGGAGGAGTTCAAGTGGATGGTTGGCGAGTGGTTCGTGCTCAACGGCGTGCTGAACATCGGCGATTCCATCCCGTGGCTTGACTGGATGGACCTGCAGGGGTACatcaagaggatgaagaagctgaGCAAGATGTTCGATCGGTTCCTCGAACACGTCGTGGAAGAGCACGACCGGCGACGATGCCTCGAGGGAGAGAGCTTCGTTGCTAAGGACATGGTTGACGTGCTACTGGAGATAGCGGGTGACCCCAATCTCGAGGTACAGATTGACCGGGACGGAATCAAGGCTTTCATTCAG GACCTCATTGCCGGCGGCACCGAGAGTTCAGCCATGACAGTTGAGTGGGCAATGTCGGAGATCCTCAAGAAGCCCAAGGTGTTCGCCAAGGCCACGGAGGAGCTGGACCACGTGGTGGGGCGAAACCGTTGGGTTACCGAGGAGGATATTCTGAGTCTCCCCTATGTGGATGCCATTGTCAAAGAGACTATGCGGTTGCACCCAGTGGCGCCGATGTTGGCACCCCGCCTGTCCCGCAAGGACGTGTCTGTTGATGGCTACGACATCCCCGTTGGCACGCGCGTGCTTGTTTGCGTGTGGTCTATCGCGCGTGATCCGGTGTTGTGGGATTCGCCAGAGGAGTTTATGCCAGATAGGTTCCTCGGCAGCAAGATCGACGTCAAAGGGCAGGATTTCGAGTTGCTGCCGTTTGGGTCCGGCAGGCGGATGTGCCCTGGGTACAACCTCGGACTGAAGGTGATTCAGGTCAGCCTCGCTAACCTGCTGCACGGCTTTGCCTGGAGGCTCCCAGATGGCATTGCAATGGAGGAGCTCAGCATGGAGGAGATATTTGGGATGTCCACGCCGCGCAAGTTCCCGGTGGAAGCCGTCGTGGATCCCAAGCTCGCGGCTCACCTATACACTGAGGCTTGA